The region GGAAGGTCGGCGCCGTCCCGCCCGCCAGCCAAGCTGTGGCATAGCTGAAGGCGTGCAGATCGCGGCCGCGGACCGCCTCCACGTGCAGTGTCCCCAGCCGATGCGCGCCACCCAGTTCCACCCAATCGGCCCAGATCTCAATGTCCCGGGGCCCGTTCATGGGGCATCCCCGGCGTCTTTCCGCGCCTGGGAGGCGGGTGGCCGGGCCCGTTGCCGCAGCTCCGCGTCCTGCAGACGGCGTCCCAGTTCCTCGTCCTGGGCCACCAGGGTCAGGTCCTTGTCCAATCCCAACACATGCAGAACGTTCAGGAAAACGCCCAGGGTGACGCTGGTCTCGCCCCGCTCCAGGGCCCGCAGGGTGGTGCGTGACATGCCGGCCCGTTCGGCCACCTGCTGGGCTGTGAGTCGCCTGCGCAGGCGGGCTTGGCGCAGACGCCCACCGAGGGCTTGCAGGAGCCGGCGCTGGGCCGGCAAGGTGGTGGA is a window of bacterium DNA encoding:
- a CDS encoding helix-turn-helix transcriptional regulator, encoding MTPKTSTTLPAQRRLLQALGGRLRQARLRRRLTAQQVAERAGMSRTTLRALERGETSVTLGVFLNVLHVLGLDKDLTLVAQDEELGRRLQDAELRQRARPPASQARKDAGDAP